From the Eleutherodactylus coqui strain aEleCoq1 chromosome 9, aEleCoq1.hap1, whole genome shotgun sequence genome, the window agtatatgcacacagaggtctgttagattctcctcagtatatgcacacagaggtccgttagattctcctcagtatattcacacagaggtctgttagattctcctcagtatatgcacactggggtccgttagattctcctcagtatatgcacaccggggtccgttagattctcctcagtatatgcacaccggggtccgttagattctcctcagtatatgcacaccggggtccgttagattctcctcagtatatgcacaccggggtccgttagattctcctcagtatatgcacaccggggtccgttagattctcctcagtatatgcacaccggggtccgttagattctcctcagtatatgcacaccggggtccgttagattctcctcagtatatgcacaccggggtccgttagattctcctcagtatatgcacaccggggtccgttagattctcctcagtatatgcacaccggggtccgttagattctcctcagtatatgcacaccggggtccgttagattctcctcagtatatgcacaccggggtccgttagattctcctcagtatatgcacaccggggtccgttagattctcctcagtatatgcacaccggggtccgttagattctcctcagtatatgcacaccggggtccgttagattctcctcagtatatgcacaccggggtccgttagattctcctcagtatatgcacaccggggtccgttagattctcctcagtatatgcacaccggggtccgttagattctcctcagtatatgcacaccggggtccgttagattctcctcagtatatgcacaccggggtccgttagattctcctcagtatatgcacaccggggtccgttagattctcctcagtatatgcacaccggggtccgttagattctcctcagtatatgcacaccggggtccgttagattctcctcagtatatgcacaccggGGTcccttagattctcctcagtatatgcacacaggggtcccttagattctcctcagtatatgcacacaggggtcccttagattctcctcagtatatgcacacaggggtcccttagattctcctcagtatatgcacacaggggtcccttagattctcctcagtatatgcacacaggggtcccttagattctcctcagtatatgcacacaggggtcccttagattctcctcagtatatgcacacaggggtccgttagattctcctcagtatatgcacacaggggtcccttagattctcctcagtatatgcacacaggggtccgttagattctcctcagtatatgcacacaggggtccgttagattctcctcagtatatgcacacaggggtccgttagattctcctcagtatatgcacacaggggtccgttagattctcctcagtatatgcacacaggggtccgttagattctcctcagtatatgcacacaggggtccgttagattctcctcagtatatgcacacaggggtccgttagattctcctcagtatatgcacacaggggtccgttagattctcctcagtatatgcacacagaggtccgttagattctcctcagtatatgcacacagaggtccgttagattctcctcagtatatgcacacagaggtccgttaggttctcctcagtatatgcacacagaggtccgttagattctcctcagcatatgcacacagaggtccgttagattctcctcagtatatgcacacagaggtccgttagattctcctcagtatatgcacacagaggtccgttagattctcctcagtatatgcacacagaggtccgttagattctcctcagtatatgcacacagaggtccgttagattctcctcagtatatgcacacagaggtccgttagattctcctcagtatatgcacacagaggtccgttagattctcctcagtatacaaaacatttccttaggctttatggtttctgagaaaagaactctcaTGTATTGCGGATTTTCACATAGTTTaccatgcttagaattgaatattgaagttgtgacccctttacttttcctatataggacgtAAAGAatcgttgtgccaaattttaagtttgtacgacacaagtaaattagagaattagatacattacatagggggtcagttactttcgcacttagcattgaatgatcaagttgtgacccctttacttttcctatttaagacctaaagaatggtcatgccaaatttcaagtttgtacgacaccaggaagttagagaattagcggcgagtcagtcagtgaggcctTAGAAAGGGAAATCCGTAATCCCAGGAATTATTGTCAgatatggagttgggaagaaattaTCCTCCATATCTCGCCatccacaggattacacaatagtgaagaagacaGCAGCGGTGACCCCCATCATCCACCTCCCAGAGTCAGTAGGATGGCGCCCCATCACAgagcctccccctcactccctGATACAGAAggtcctagaactcaccaacaagatgacggagctgctgacaggagaggtgatgctgcggggaatgtgggacattatacagtaacagtaggggtctgggtgatgactgtatattgtgtgtgtcaggttcctataaggtgtcaggatgtcgctgtctatttctccacggaggagtgggagtatacaGATGAACGgtgggatctgtacaaggacgtcatgatggaggatcacCGGCCCCTTACATCACAAGGTAGGAAGATGCAGATATAAATGGGGCACAGGCTGGCACTGGCAGATGTGTTGAACCTTGCACtaagttcatgctgcctgaaccgcggggagcatgaacccgggacagggaTGCCCGTTGCCCCCATGTAAGTGTTATTCTCAAACACTGCAGTgattcagaataaacatactttaaaGTTTGGCCCCGAATGGAGTTCTTGAGTCAAACAGGCGGTTTTTCCCTGCCCGCAGCCTGaggactgacagctctcttcctatacacaagcacagaaagagctgtcagtctacatgatCTGGAAGTCCTAAATCTCTCCTGAAATCTGTTATCTGGGGATCGTTAAGAGACCCCATACAGATTAGGTGGTCGGCTGGTTCTCCTGAAATTGGCGAGTTTAGCTGACATTGATCTAATGTGCATAGCCAGGCCTGCTTTACTGTATGCTCACCATCAGTTTCTCTCTATGCCCATACGTTCATAATGGTTCATATTGCAAGGAAGTTGGAGAAGAGCAGGAGATGTATGATGCATGGCTATACAGAAGCTCATGGAGTCATCACTGTGTGCTTGTATGTCCACAGAAGGAGCCAGGAGGAGAAATCCTCCAGAGAGATGTCTCCATCCTCTGTCTTCCCAGGACTGTCCAGATGAAGACCCCAATGTCCCagaggaccatcaggtagatgatgCTGAAGTCTCACCGGAATCTGACCATAAAATTATGGAGCCAAAGATCagtctacattttttttctctgtttagaGTGGAAATCTGATTGATATTAAGATTGAGGTTAAAGAAGAAGATGAAGAGACGGATATAAGAGCTGATCAGCAGTGTAAGGAGGGAAGACGGTCATTGAGGGTCACCTAGATACTCTCGTCATCTGCTCATCACAGCTAGATAATCTATTCTGCCACTGCGTGTTTCCTACAGATGGATTGGTGAAAGGAAATCCCCCAGAAAGATATCCCCATCCACCATATTACCAGGACTGTCCAGAGAAAGATCCAGATGACCCAAAGAGCCATCAGGTAGATGAGGCTGAGCCCTGTAGTACATCTATAGTGGGgtgtgagggaggaggggggggggggtctgtgtcTGCTTTATAGAGTTGGAGCTCAGTGGTCTATATAGGCATGTAAAGTACTTTGGGCCTGTTCTACATAGAAGGTGGAGCTCTTTGCTCCTGCACTATATGGAGCTCTTTTTTTCCTGCTCTGTATAATGGCCcctttacacgggccgagaaTCACGCGATTCTCATTTGCCCCATGGAACGAGCTggtgctcgggcagcctgtttagatttTCGTTGAGATTTATGCAGTCCTCGGgcacttatcattcagtgttttacatttcaatgtaaataaggaagatggaacaatacctctgcagcaccacctattggaaggcagcattcctgcaagtaaaTGTTAGAGTAACtgagtttttgcccctcatcagtgtgcagtaggtttctggcttggctagtgagaggcctatgacgtggatCGGGAAGggcaaagagtctaacattgacttgcagaaatgctgccttccattaggtggtgctgcagaggtattgttcaatcttccctatttgcatatttcccagatgcgcatggatggccttataagtctcttcactaacCTTCTAggagctctccttaaggagtaacgatacccttcccgacccagaTTCTTGTGTGAAACACTGTACTATCAGTGTTTTAATGGCACGATAAGTGCCCAGGCCGACACtggtttttatgctggttgaaaaaaTGAGCGAGAACCTCGCGAAGCTCACTCATCACTTGGTCGTTTGACCGCGTTTAAACTGCATAATTATCGTTTTGTTCGTTTCAACGATTTTATGAACGATATTCGTTTTGTCTAAACTGGGCATAAGGTAGAGAGGTGAAACTCATTGCTCGTGCTCTATATAATATGGGGGAGGGGTGCAGCCTTTTGGAGCCCTTTGCTTCTGTTCTCTTAGATTTCCCATGTGTCCGCTGTATTGTACTGAATTATTTCATGTGACAAATCAGGGTGAAGATGTGACTGATATTAAAGTGGAGGTAGAAGAAGAGGGTATGATGGGCGATCACCCGTGTAAGAGTGAAGTGGAAGAGGACGTTCCCACAGGTATGCAATACCCCATCTGCCATCAATGGaaacctattagaccctgccagaGGCAGTGTGTTATACAAGTGATCACATGGTCAAGTCTCCCAAGTGGGGCTTAAAacatttgttcaattttttttgtttaaaaagagaaaaatataaataaataatccTCTTTTACACATTATTATCCTATAAAAAATAAAACCATAACACGTAATTAGCATAGTCACATCTGTAATGACTTGAACTATACATTTAACTAATTATTTATCATGCACTGTGAATGCCATAAGAAGTAGATCACATTTGGAGGTTCCCACTGTGCTGGTATCTAAAGGATCTCTGCAAATGCGATGTTGTGCCTAAAAATGAATCCAGTAAATTTGTACTCCTCACCTTCTGATCGCTGCCGCGCGCCCGAGCAGCAGTTTGTGTTGACATGTGGGGCATTGTCATACACAGGAGAAGTTTTTCTCTTATTGCTCCACATGCAAATGAAAAACTTGGGGCTAAACCTGCATGTTATTGGAAAAAGTTTACATTTTCATGGCCCAATGTTCACAGATTCCACAAAACACTGATGGGGTTAAAACTCTTACTAATCCCCAAGATTAGTTCCTTGAGGGTTGTAGTTTCCAAGATGAGGTCTTCTTGGGTGAGGTTTCGTACATTTTGACATCTCCAGGTCTCTGCAAATCTGAAATTGGACCTGGAAAAAGTCCTAAAAAAAGAGAGGTCCCAAAACTTACAATGTGCTCCTTCATATGTGAGGGCTGAGTTTGAGTTATGTTGGGGGCCACAAaaagtgcagatttggggtaaaAAAACATTGAGTTTTGTTTCACTATTAATTCCTGTTGTGTTACAGAAAAATGATTtaaaattgaaaatctgcaaataaaaattattttttttacacttttgcgcttagctttaaccccttgagtggcgggtttcctaccaccctgtcgtgcccaccagggcaggttttttaaaatggtctaatcattgaatttcaactaattttgcagttgcgtctcaagaaccataactttttcatttttccattaacatggccatatgagggcttgttttttgcgggacaagttgtgatttttgttaaacaggggggaggaaaaaaagaaatggggaaaaaagaaaaaaaggggccatgtcattaaggggttaaataatgtattaacttccttctctgggtcattatgacgcatggataccccatgtgtgattgtatttttgattttttacaaagtaaagggagacaagtgtttttattatttttttaaataattttttaccttttttttttttttttttttttaccttttttttttgtttgttcctttaggggacttccacaggcaccccctgatcacattccgggggtccgatggtgacagccctttacatgctgcagtgacagccctttacatgctgcagtcacatagactgcagcatgtaaagggttaacacagcagagatcagaggttttctctgatctctgctgtaagagcaggtacctagctgtcctctcacagccaagcaccaagctctccctgccacagagaccatcggcttgcttctgacaagccgatggtctctatggcaacctgtaaacaaagcaggagattgccggcagatcggcaatatcttctgctcgtttttcaaagcccttgctttgttctctgtgggtctgtgcaggcagagcacactgtcacagcttgtggcattgtgctctgcagctcccatagtgatacatagcccggaaatcttccgggctatgacgctatgagcagtggagctcgtcccggaaaatttccgggcgtgccactcaaggggttaatacctaACTTACTAAAACCTTCCTGCCTTTTGTCGTCCTGTAAAATGAAAGGACTCCTACAAACTGATGCCAATATAACGTAGgcatatggtaaatgttatttattcacTACTTTATTTGGTGTGACTATGTGTCCCACAAGCAGGAAAAATTCGCATTTTGAAAATTgcaagtgtttccatattttctctaaatttgagatttttaaaataaataaataaatgcaaaatATATTGTTTGTAATTTATGGCTAATCTAAAAATTGGAATAAAATTCAGAACTTCTTTATTTAGtatcaaaaaaatattttaaaatgtgcAGACATGTTTACAGCTTGACCTATGCATGTCTACTCATTTTCAAGCTAATGCTGTcttccactagatggtgctgcagaggtatagtTTCATCttactatttgcatatttcccagaggagcatggatggccttataagtcccctcgcacatcttctaggtgctctccttaaggtaaCACGATACCCTTCCGGCTGCACTTTTACAGCTACTGTATGTTCAAGCTGTAAGTCAGCAATAATTTATCTGTACACATGTGGAGCAACTATTATGTTAAACAAATTGGTGAAGGTGAGCATATTTTCTGAACTGTGACTCTATTAAGCAGTAGTCTTGGACACACCCCCTGTCTGCTCCCACTTCagtctgaaccaatgatgagacagggggtgtgtcccagactacttcacATTAGGCactgtagtcacagatcacagctctgtccttATCCAGCCAAGCTAAAGAGCAGCCAAGGAGCAAGATGTGAGAAAGAATAACTGGCAGATAATCACCCACCACAGATACTGACCTGCATATTAATTCTGAGCTTCTGATCAGAGGATCCATCTATGGGCTCTTACCCACatgtgttttttaacgctgcaatattgctgctttttttaaaaaacacaattgtcaatgggactttctaatgttaaaaacgcatcgcacaaaaatcgcaaagcacaaacttgcgatgcgtttttaacattagaaagtcttattgacaatcgcgttaaaaaaacgcaactgggtaagagccctaaggctctaatcaggaacgctatcttttcaccttagggagagcacctagaaggtgagtgactaaggagacttaaaggggttgtcccacgccgaaacgggtttttgttttttttaacccccccccgttcggctcgagacaaccccgatgcaggggttaaaaaaacaaacagcacagcgcttacctgaatcccggcggtcggGCGTCTTCATAcgcacctgctgaagatggccgccggggtctgctccctccgtggaccgcagctcttctgtgcggtccattgccgattccagcctcctgattggctggaatcggcacgtgacggggcggagctacacggaggcggcatcctgcacgagcgatcccattcataaaagaagaagacccggactgcgcaagcgcggctaatttggccatcggaggccgaaaattagtcggcaccatggagacgaggacgccagcaacggagcaggtaagtataaaacttttgataacttctgtatggctcataattaatgcacaatgtacattacaaagtgcattaatatggccatacagaagtgtatagacccacttgctgccgcgggacaacccctttaaggctattcatgcttctctgggtaatatttaaATAAGCGAGATGGAACagtacatctgcagcgccacctattaaaaaaggcggcattcctgcaagtcaatcttagactctttatacaagccttgtaacaatgactgggaattgaaagccaagccagaatccatacacagacagctgtttcgaggtgtttggccctcatcagtgtgcagtgggtttctggcttagccagcgagaggcctgtgacgtgggtcaggaacaatatcttttttccttagggagagcacctagaagatgagtgaggagacttaaggccattaatgctcctctgggtaatatgcaaataaaggagatggaacaatacctctgcaggctCTAATCAGTTATGTTAATTGAAAAATAAATtcaaatgtacaataaaaaagcGATGTATTTGGGAGTTTTAATGTGACTATTAGAGGGTTAAAGTGATACACAATGGTTTTTCAAAGACAAATGTGTTGGCAGAGGACTGGTCATCAGACGCGGTTGTGCCTTTCAGATGTTTTACGTTTTATGCAGTCTAGGTTTGTTTAATAAAAGTGGTCACTGAGTGGAGAGCAGAATCCTGGAACTTGTCAACGATTTATCGTAAAATATTTTACAAAACTTCATAAGGCCAGTATCACATGGGGagcttttgagccaaagccaggagtgggTTCCAAAGGAATGGGACGTATGAAGGAAAGACGTGTATGTCTCTTTCCTGTTGGATCTACTGCTGGATATCTACTTCTCCCAGCTGCAACCACTTCTGCACTTCATCTTCTACTTATCTTCCCCAAAGCCACCTCTCGACTTTATCATCTTCTCTATGCTGCAGCCACCTCTTGTCTACATCACCTTCTCCTCTCCAACAGAGCCACCTCTCAacttcttctcctccctgctggaGCCACTACTGGCTTTGGTTCAAAAAACTGCACGTGTGTCTTTGGCTCAATATGAATTTAACTTGTTTTtgtggtttgaaaaaaataaataaatcctaaAATTCATTTTTAATTCTGACAGAAAATCCCAGTAAGAATTCTGAGGGAAACTTCATGTTATCACTAAGTTATAAAGTAGAAGCTGAAGATATCCTGCAGCACTCCTTAGAAGAAAAGCTCATTACCTTTAATGTACATCCAGAACTTCACAATACAGATCTATCATATAATTCCCCTAGTCCTGAGGAGCCTTCTCATGATCAATCACAAATTGTTACCACAAGTACGGGTCAGGAAAGAGGGGGAAAATGTCACTGGAGAGAATGTGAAAAGCAGTCTACAAAAAGATCCAGTCTTTTTAGACACAGAagacttcacacaggagagaagccatattcatgttcagaatgtgggaaatacttTGCCCAGAAATCAAGTCTCAAGcaacatgagagaagtcacacataCTCCTGTTctcaatgtgggaaatgctttattaATAAAGTCAAATTTCaggatcatcagagaattcacacagcggAGAATCCTTTTACATGTTCTCAATGTAGACAATGCTTTACCTGTAACACAGattttgttaaacatcagaaaagtcacacaggagagaagcagtatttatgttcagaatgtgggaaatgctttaaatCAAACTCGCATctagttagacatcagagaagtcacacaggagagaagccgtatccatgttctgaatgtgggaaatctttttcaTCAAAATCTCATCTTGTTATACATGAGCGAATTCATACAGGAGTGAAACCATTTATATGTTCtctatgtgggaaatgttttagagagaaGTTAGgtcttgttacacatcaaagaagtcacacaggagagaaaccatattcatgttcagtctgtggaaaatgttttactaatAAAGGCAATcttgttatacatgagagaattcacacaggagagagaccatttacatgtttagaatgtgggaaatgttttatagatAGATCAAATCTTCTTGGACataagagaagtcacacaggagaaaagccattttcatgtttgctGTGTGGGAAGTGTTTCAcaaaaaaatcaaatcttgttatgcATGAGAGAAgtcatacaggggagaagccgtattcgtgttcagaatgtgggaaacgctTTATaaagaaatcaaatcttgtagCACATCAAagacttcacacaggagagaaaccatattcatgtacagaatgtgggaaatgttttacaggaaGATCAACTCTTgtaatacatcagagaattcacacaggagagaagccgtattcatgttcagaatgtgggaaatgctttacaaatAAGTCAGATCATAtcatacatgagagaattcacacaggggagacaccatattcatgttcagaatgtgggaaatgttttgcacataAATCTCATCtagttacacatcagagaattcacacaggggagaagccatatttttGTTCAgcatgtgggaaatgctttacaggTAGATCAAGTCTTGTTGTACACGAGAGAATTCATACgggagagaaaccatattcatgttcattatgtgggaaatgctttacaaatAAGTCAGACCGTGATGTACATGAAAaaattcatacaggggagaaaccatattcatgtttagaatgtgggaaatgttttaagggTAGATCAAGTCTtgttaaacataagagaagtcatacatgagagaagccgtattcctgTCTACTATGTGGTAAATGCTTTACAGATAAGTCaagccttgttacacatcaggaAAGAAGCAGTCTTGATATTCtatatgtggaaaatgttttgcaaGGAAATAAAATTGTGAAAAACTTTATTCCTGTCTGGAATGTGAGAAAtgctataaaacaaaaaaaaatgagcccAAGATTGAGGGCAGACCTCTCGTTGTAGACATAGCATATCTGAGAGCAGACCTTCCATCTCTAGATCGAGCACGCCTGATGATGGATATTTTAGCCTTCAGTCACTGCAGGCATGAGGGCAGATCTCTTGTCTGCAGTCACAGCAGGCCTCAGCAAATGTCTTTTATAGGACAATAGAAATGCAATAATTTAAGCTTTTGCTCACATAATTCATTTTGTC encodes:
- the LOC136578272 gene encoding zinc finger protein 271-like encodes the protein MIHLLNDPPRMAEKHLTRRILDFTLEIIYLLTGEDYTIVKKTAAVTPIIHLPESVGWRPITEPPPHSLIQKVLELTNKMTELLTGEVPIRCQDVAVYFSTEEWEYTDERWDLYKDVMMEDHRPLTSQEGARRRNPPERCLHPLSSQDCPDEDPNVPEDHQSGNLIDIKIEVKEEDEETDIRADQQYGLVKGNPPERYPHPPYYQDCPEKDPDDPKSHQGEDVTDIKVEVEEEGMMGDHPCKSEVEEDVPTENPSKNSEGNFMLSLSYKVEAEDILQHSLEEKLITFNVHPELHNTDLSYNSPSPEEPSHDQSQIVTTSTGQERGGKCHWRECEKQSTKRSSLFRHRRLHTGEKPYSCSECGKYFAQKSSLKQHERSHTYSCSQCGKCFINKVKFQDHQRIHTAENPFTCSQCRQCFTCNTDFVKHQKSHTGEKQYLCSECGKCFKSNSHLVRHQRSHTGEKPYPCSECGKSFSSKSHLVIHERIHTGVKPFICSLCGKCFREKLGLVTHQRSHTGEKPYSCSVCGKCFTNKGNLVIHERIHTGERPFTCLECGKCFIDRSNLLGHKRSHTGEKPFSCLLCGKCFTKKSNLVMHERSHTGEKPYSCSECGKRFIKKSNLVAHQRLHTGEKPYSCTECGKCFTGRSTLVIHQRIHTGEKPYSCSECGKCFTNKSDHIIHERIHTGETPYSCSECGKCFAHKSHLVTHQRIHTGEKPYFCSACGKCFTGRSSLVVHERIHTGEKPYSCSLCGKCFTNKSDRDVHEKIHTGEKPYSCLECGKCFKGRSSLVKHKRSHT